Proteins encoded within one genomic window of Xylophilus sp. GOD-11R:
- a CDS encoding Crp/Fnr family transcriptional regulator yields the protein MKPEAITLDCPPDCHRCELRQTGTFLPFSSEKLDYIQSFRKSTMEVAGGRQIIAEHKSSGHLFTLYRGWAFRYKTLSDGRRQILNFLVPGDFIGLQEEFADGATHGVEALTNVSLCVFPRDGLWQLYRDDPQLAYDITWLAAREESLLDEGLLTVGRRTALERVAMLLVHLYRRAERVGLAREGSIAFPFNQQHIADALGLSLVHTNKTLRRLGRLGLHTLEEGRLVMNDPRGLQDIADYYQRPLRTPPLI from the coding sequence TTGAAACCCGAAGCCATCACCCTGGACTGCCCTCCCGACTGCCACCGCTGCGAGCTGCGGCAGACCGGAACCTTCCTGCCGTTTTCGTCCGAAAAACTCGACTACATCCAGAGTTTCCGCAAAAGCACGATGGAGGTCGCCGGAGGCCGCCAGATCATCGCGGAGCACAAGTCGAGCGGCCACCTGTTCACGCTCTACCGTGGTTGGGCGTTTCGCTACAAGACGCTGTCCGACGGACGTCGGCAGATCCTGAACTTCCTGGTGCCCGGCGACTTCATCGGACTGCAGGAAGAGTTCGCCGACGGCGCGACCCATGGCGTCGAGGCGCTCACCAATGTCTCGCTGTGCGTGTTCCCGCGCGACGGCCTGTGGCAGCTCTACCGCGACGATCCGCAACTCGCCTACGACATCACCTGGCTGGCCGCCCGCGAGGAAAGCCTGCTCGACGAGGGCCTGCTCACGGTCGGCCGGCGCACCGCCCTCGAACGGGTGGCGATGCTGCTGGTGCACCTGTACCGGCGGGCCGAGCGGGTGGGTTTGGCGCGCGAGGGCAGCATCGCCTTTCCATTCAATCAGCAGCACATCGCCGACGCGCTCGGGCTCTCGCTGGTGCATACCAACAAGACTTTGCGCCGGCTCGGCCGGCTCGGCTTGCACACGCTCGAAGAAGGGCGCCTGGTCATGAACGACCCGCGCGGGCTCCAGGACATCGCCGACTACTACCAGCGGCCCCTGCGCACGCCGCCGCTCATCTGA
- the erpA gene encoding iron-sulfur cluster insertion protein ErpA, translating into MSTVAEVSSPATTSPDVMPEPILFTDSAAAKVADLIAEEGNPDLKLRVFVQGGGCSGFQYGFTFDEVTNEDDTTMSKNGVSLLIDAMSYQYLIGAEIDYKEDLQGAQFVIKNPNATSTCGCGSSFSA; encoded by the coding sequence ATGAGCACTGTCGCCGAAGTTTCCTCTCCCGCCACCACCTCCCCGGACGTCATGCCGGAGCCGATCCTGTTCACCGACAGCGCGGCTGCCAAGGTGGCCGACCTGATCGCCGAAGAAGGCAACCCGGACCTGAAGCTGCGGGTCTTCGTGCAGGGCGGCGGCTGCTCCGGCTTCCAGTACGGCTTCACCTTCGACGAAGTCACCAACGAAGACGACACGACGATGTCGAAGAACGGCGTTTCGCTGCTCATCGACGCGATGAGCTACCAGTACCTCATTGGCGCCGAGATCGACTACAAGGAAGATCTGCAGGGCGCGCAGTTCGTGATCAAGAACCCGAACGCCACGTCCACCTGCGGATGCGGCTCCTCGTTCTCGGCCTGA
- a CDS encoding DUF2917 domain-containing protein — protein MTPPFVPVLQTSTIVARTAATWCFDRATTLVVMRGRVWITIDGAANAPDAPSGGDWFLPAGAMLRLAPRQPMVIEAAGAPGEAAAVSLHADAVPLPRWLAWVMRVGRQLRVSTPDGGRCAGA, from the coding sequence ATGACGCCGCCATTCGTACCCGTGTTGCAAACATCCACCATCGTCGCCCGCACCGCGGCGACCTGGTGCTTCGACCGAGCGACCACGTTGGTCGTGATGCGAGGCCGGGTCTGGATCACGATCGACGGCGCGGCGAATGCGCCCGACGCACCGTCCGGCGGCGACTGGTTCCTGCCGGCCGGCGCGATGCTGCGGCTGGCGCCGCGCCAGCCGATGGTGATCGAGGCTGCGGGCGCCCCCGGCGAAGCCGCCGCGGTCAGCCTGCATGCCGACGCCGTGCCGCTGCCGCGATGGCTCGCGTGGGTGATGCGCGTGGGGCGACAACTGCGTGTTTCGACGCCCGACGGCGGACGCTGCGCAGGCGCCTAG
- a CDS encoding 23S rRNA (adenine(2030)-N(6))-methyltransferase RlmJ: MFSYRHAFHAGNHADVLKHATLIGILQYLVQKEAALTVIDTHAGAGLYRLDGDYATKSGESLEGIGRLRAFFAAEGAPAPAALLQSYLDLVAEFNRAGGANVYPGSPFVSERLLRGHDRLKLFELHPTDARALSGNTDQLDAGRRIAVLREDGFEGVKKFLPPPARRALVLCDPSYEMKSDYASAAQLVGDSLKRFATGTYAVWYPIIGRAEAHDLPRRLRTLANQARKPWLHATLTVKGGTSVAPANLPGVDHKRPGLPASGMFIVNPPFTLREQLAEALPQMKTALEQDSRAAFTLEAGGA, encoded by the coding sequence ATGTTCAGTTACCGACACGCCTTTCACGCCGGCAATCACGCGGATGTGCTCAAGCACGCGACGCTGATCGGCATCCTGCAATACCTGGTGCAGAAGGAGGCGGCACTGACGGTGATCGACACGCACGCCGGCGCCGGCCTGTATCGCCTGGACGGCGACTACGCCACCAAGAGCGGAGAGTCGCTCGAAGGCATCGGCCGCCTGCGGGCCTTCTTCGCGGCCGAAGGCGCCCCGGCGCCGGCAGCGCTGCTGCAGTCCTATCTCGACCTGGTGGCCGAGTTCAACCGTGCCGGCGGCGCCAATGTGTACCCCGGCTCGCCTTTCGTCTCGGAACGTCTGCTGCGCGGTCACGACCGGCTCAAGCTGTTCGAGCTCCACCCCACCGACGCCCGGGCGCTCTCCGGCAATACCGACCAGCTCGATGCCGGCCGGCGCATCGCCGTTCTGCGCGAGGACGGCTTCGAAGGCGTGAAGAAGTTCCTGCCACCGCCGGCGCGACGCGCGCTGGTGCTGTGCGATCCGAGCTACGAAATGAAGTCGGACTACGCCAGTGCGGCCCAGTTGGTGGGCGACAGCCTGAAGCGATTCGCCACCGGCACCTACGCGGTCTGGTACCCGATCATCGGCCGCGCCGAGGCGCACGATCTTCCGCGCCGGCTGCGCACGCTGGCCAACCAGGCGCGCAAGCCCTGGCTGCACGCGACCCTGACCGTCAAGGGCGGCACCTCGGTGGCCCCGGCCAACCTGCCGGGCGTGGACCACAAGCGCCCGGGGCTTCCTGCCAGTGGCATGTTCATCGTCAACCCGCCCTTCACCCTGCGCGAACAGCTCGCCGAAGCCTTGCCGCAAATGAAAACGGCCCTGGAGCAGGACTCCAGGGCCGCGTTCACGCTCGAAGCCGGCGGCGCCTGA
- the rpsI gene encoding 30S ribosomal protein S9, whose product MIGEWNNGTGRRKSSVARVFLKKGTGKITVNGKDVQEYFGRETSIMIAKQPLMLTNHAETFDIQVNVHGGGESGQAGATRHGITRALIDWDATLKPVLSAAGFVTRDAREVERKKVGLHSARRRKQFSKR is encoded by the coding sequence ATGATTGGTGAATGGAACAACGGCACCGGCCGACGCAAATCCAGCGTTGCCCGCGTGTTTCTGAAAAAAGGCACCGGCAAGATCACGGTCAACGGCAAGGACGTACAAGAGTACTTCGGCCGTGAAACCTCGATCATGATCGCCAAGCAGCCGCTCATGCTGACCAACCATGCCGAGACCTTCGACATCCAGGTCAACGTGCACGGCGGTGGTGAGTCCGGCCAGGCCGGCGCTACCCGCCACGGCATCACCCGTGCGCTGATCGACTGGGACGCGACCCTGAAGCCCGTGCTGTCCGCAGCCGGCTTCGTGACCCGCGACGCCCGTGAAGTCGAGCGTAAGAAGGTCGGCCTGCACTCTGCTCGCCGCCGCAAGCAGTTCTCCAAGCGTTAA
- a CDS encoding anhydro-N-acetylmuramic acid kinase, with protein sequence MSGTSLDGVDGVVCEFFSSDPPRVAGFASRELQPALRAELLALNTPGDNELHRAALAANALSRVYAEVVFALQAATGLVPDDIRAIGAHGQTVRHRPGQFDGIGYTLQLQNPALLAEATGIDVVADFRSRDVAAGGQGAPLVPAFHLDWFGGSGRDIALLNLGGIANLTLLPAGGGASGFDCGPANALLDHWCQRHTGQPYDAGGAWGASGQVLPGLLDVLAAEPFFAEAPPKSTGRDLFHPGWLAARLSDFADAAPADVQATLARLTAHTAAQALLRHAPATRAIYVCGGGALNAALMRELASALPGIDVLTTDALGLPPLQVEATAFAWLARNCIERRPGNLPAVTGASGPCVLGAVYPG encoded by the coding sequence ATGTCGGGCACCTCGCTCGACGGAGTCGACGGCGTCGTCTGCGAATTCTTTTCCTCCGACCCGCCGCGGGTAGCCGGGTTCGCCAGCCGCGAACTCCAGCCCGCGCTCCGCGCCGAGTTGCTGGCCCTCAACACTCCTGGCGACAACGAATTGCACCGCGCGGCCCTGGCGGCCAACGCGCTGTCACGTGTCTACGCCGAGGTCGTCTTCGCACTGCAGGCGGCGACCGGGCTGGTGCCGGACGACATTCGAGCGATCGGCGCCCACGGCCAGACGGTGCGTCACCGACCCGGGCAGTTCGACGGCATCGGCTACACCCTGCAGCTGCAAAATCCCGCCTTGTTGGCCGAAGCCACGGGCATCGATGTCGTGGCCGACTTCCGCAGCCGCGACGTGGCTGCCGGCGGTCAGGGCGCGCCGCTGGTGCCGGCGTTTCACCTCGACTGGTTCGGCGGCAGCGGACGCGACATCGCCCTGCTCAACCTCGGCGGCATCGCCAACCTCACCTTGCTGCCCGCGGGCGGTGGCGCATCGGGTTTCGATTGCGGTCCGGCCAACGCGCTGCTCGACCACTGGTGCCAGCGCCACACCGGCCAGCCCTACGATGCCGGCGGCGCGTGGGGGGCGAGCGGCCAGGTCTTGCCGGGCCTGCTCGATGTCCTGGCAGCCGAGCCGTTTTTTGCGGAAGCACCGCCCAAAAGCACGGGGCGCGATCTTTTCCATCCCGGCTGGCTGGCAGCACGCCTTTCCGACTTCGCCGATGCCGCACCGGCCGACGTGCAGGCCACGCTGGCACGACTCACCGCGCACACGGCGGCGCAAGCGTTGCTGCGCCATGCGCCCGCCACGCGTGCCATCTATGTCTGCGGTGGAGGCGCGCTGAATGCAGCCTTGATGCGGGAGCTGGCCAGCGCGCTGCCTGGCATCGATGTTTTGACCACCGACGCACTCGGCCTGCCGCCGTTGCAGGTGGAAGCGACCGCATTCGCCTGGCTGGCCCGGAACTGCATCGAACGACGGCCGGGCAACCTGCCGGCGGTCACCGGCGCGTCGGGGCCTTGTGTGCTCGGCGCCGTCTACCCGGGCTGA
- a CDS encoding pyridoxamine 5'-phosphate oxidase family protein, whose protein sequence is MKKAEQISEGMQKVVDLIDGIGPGMLTTPDSHGVLTSRPMMPLEVDANGSIWFFTKPSAEKQAPAGQVNLTFADPSSAKYVSISGGSTLIYDRARIEELWTAAAKPWFPEGKEDPSLALLRVDVDDAEFWDSNSSRMVRAIAMAASAVSGKPVGMGENRTVHNPAAPAPAA, encoded by the coding sequence ATGAAGAAAGCTGAACAGATTTCCGAGGGCATGCAAAAGGTGGTCGACCTCATCGACGGCATCGGCCCCGGCATGTTGACCACGCCCGACAGCCACGGTGTTCTCACCAGCCGGCCGATGATGCCGCTGGAAGTGGACGCCAACGGCTCGATCTGGTTCTTCACCAAGCCCTCGGCTGAAAAGCAGGCGCCCGCGGGCCAGGTGAACCTGACGTTCGCGGATCCGTCGAGCGCGAAGTACGTGTCGATCAGCGGTGGCTCGACCCTGATCTACGACCGCGCGCGAATCGAGGAACTCTGGACGGCCGCCGCCAAGCCCTGGTTTCCCGAAGGCAAGGAAGACCCCTCGCTCGCCCTGCTGCGGGTGGACGTCGACGACGCGGAGTTCTGGGATTCGAATTCCAGCCGCATGGTGCGGGCGATTGCCATGGCGGCGTCGGCCGTGTCGGGCAAGCCCGTTGGCATGGGCGAGAACCGCACGGTGCACAACCCGGCGGCACCGGCGCCCGCTGCTTGA
- a CDS encoding M23 family metallopeptidase encodes MNHGFQAVAQALLQRAAQGIQQHPRRIGAALGAFLLCGGGGAFAVANYAPDPSDLPVRQILQSVQPLAFKGDLADVEKAPMRLYRSEITRSSDSAETLLRRLGIADAAAVAYLRSDPQARQALFGRNGRLVSAEASEENTLLRLTVRWGNDDAQEIQKLVIERKSDADKGFATSIAAVPTTVSSRLASATIYSSLLASTDEANIPESVANQVAEIFSNDIDFRRSLRKGDRFSVIYETIEADGEVIRAGRVLSAEFVNDGRGYAALWYEPKGQKGSYFSMDGKSANRAYLSAPLEFSRVSSGFSNRFHPILQQWRMHLGTDFAAPSGTPVRSVGDGVVDFAGQQNGYGNVVMIKHRGNDMTVYAHLSKINVARGQKVSQGQNVGLVGQTGWATGPHLHFEFRVGGVQKDPMVMARQSEAVQLGAADRPAFNKLAAATRVQLEAGLQSVASAR; translated from the coding sequence TTGAACCACGGTTTTCAGGCCGTCGCGCAGGCATTGCTGCAGCGCGCCGCCCAAGGCATTCAGCAACACCCACGCCGTATCGGCGCGGCCCTCGGCGCTTTCCTACTTTGCGGTGGAGGCGGCGCCTTCGCCGTCGCCAACTACGCGCCTGATCCGTCAGACCTGCCCGTCAGACAGATCCTGCAATCGGTCCAACCCCTGGCCTTCAAGGGCGACCTTGCCGATGTGGAAAAGGCTCCGATGCGGCTCTACCGCAGCGAGATCACCCGCAGCAGCGACTCGGCCGAAACGCTGCTGCGCCGCCTCGGCATTGCCGACGCGGCTGCCGTGGCCTACCTGCGCAGCGATCCGCAGGCGCGCCAGGCACTCTTCGGCCGCAACGGCCGGCTGGTGTCGGCGGAAGCCTCCGAAGAAAACACCCTGCTGCGCCTGACCGTGCGCTGGGGCAATGACGACGCCCAGGAAATCCAGAAGCTCGTGATCGAGCGCAAGAGCGACGCCGACAAGGGCTTCGCCACCAGCATCGCCGCAGTGCCCACGACGGTATCGAGCCGCCTGGCCAGCGCCACCATCTACAGCTCGCTGCTGGCCTCCACCGACGAAGCCAACATCCCGGAAAGCGTGGCCAACCAGGTCGCCGAAATCTTCTCCAACGACATCGACTTCCGCCGCAGCCTGCGTAAGGGCGATCGGTTCTCGGTGATCTACGAAACCATCGAGGCCGACGGCGAAGTCATCCGCGCCGGCCGCGTGCTGAGCGCCGAGTTCGTCAACGACGGTCGCGGCTATGCAGCGCTCTGGTACGAACCCAAAGGCCAGAAGGGCAGCTACTTCAGCATGGACGGCAAGAGCGCCAACCGTGCCTACCTGAGTGCACCACTCGAATTCAGCCGGGTCTCCAGCGGCTTCTCCAACCGTTTCCACCCCATCCTGCAGCAGTGGCGCATGCACCTGGGCACCGATTTCGCGGCACCTAGCGGTACCCCGGTGCGCAGCGTGGGCGACGGCGTGGTCGACTTTGCGGGCCAGCAGAACGGCTACGGCAACGTGGTCATGATCAAGCACCGCGGCAACGACATGACCGTCTATGCCCACCTGAGCAAGATCAACGTCGCCCGCGGCCAGAAGGTGTCGCAGGGTCAGAACGTCGGCCTCGTCGGCCAGACCGGCTGGGCGACCGGACCGCACCTGCATTTCGAATTCCGCGTCGGCGGCGTGCAGAAGGATCCAATGGTGATGGCTCGCCAGAGCGAAGCCGTGCAGCTCGGTGCCGCCGACCGGCCGGCCTTCAACAAGCTCGCCGCCGCCACGCGCGTGCAGCTCGAAGCCGGCCTGCAGTCGGTCGCCAGCGCGCGCTGA
- the rplM gene encoding 50S ribosomal protein L13, giving the protein MSTFSAKPADVVHEWFVIDATDKVLGRVASEVALRLRGKHKAIYTPHVDTGDFIVIVNAAKLKVTGTKSLDKVYYRHSGYPGGITATTFRDLQAKHPGRALEKAVKGMLPKGPLGYAMIKKLKVYGGAEHPHTAQQPQALEI; this is encoded by the coding sequence ATGTCTACTTTCAGCGCAAAACCCGCTGACGTGGTGCACGAGTGGTTTGTGATTGACGCGACCGATAAGGTCCTCGGCCGGGTAGCCAGCGAAGTTGCCCTCCGTCTGCGCGGCAAACACAAAGCCATTTACACGCCTCACGTCGACACCGGCGATTTCATCGTCATCGTCAACGCAGCCAAGCTCAAGGTCACCGGCACCAAGTCGCTCGACAAGGTGTACTACCGTCATTCGGGCTACCCCGGCGGCATCACCGCCACCACCTTCCGTGATCTGCAAGCCAAGCATCCTGGCCGCGCACTCGAAAAGGCCGTCAAGGGCATGCTGCCCAAGGGTCCGCTCGGCTACGCGATGATCAAGAAGCTCAAGGTCTACGGCGGCGCGGAACATCCGCACACCGCCCAGCAGCCGCAAGCGCTGGAAATCTGA
- the mdtD gene encoding multidrug transporter subunit MdtD, whose amino-acid sequence MPIQSRSVSSSASPLLWLVAAGFFMQTLDTTIVNTALPAMARSLGESPLRMQSVVVAYSLTMAMLIPASGWISDRFGTRRVFFSAILVFALGSLFCALSRNLGELVAARILQGLGGALLLPVGRAAVLRGVPRSQFLQAMSFVAIPGLIGPLLGPTLGGWLVQYTSWHWIFLINLPVGAVGCLATLVYMPDGRASNPGRFDLVGYGWLAFGMVAVSLALDGLAELGLPQAMVVLLLVFGLASLAAYWLHALRRPDPLFSPALFSVQSLRVGLIGNLFARIGSSSMPFMVPLLLQVALDYSPLHAGMMLLPAALAGMGMKPIASRLIAHLGYRRVLLGNTLAVGLTMLSYALIGADQPLWMRIVQFAIFGAVNSLQFTAMNTVTLKDMSGPLASSGSSLLSMVQMLAMGMGVACAGAVLAGFTSYFGGDAASPEERLRAFHATFVTMGLITMASSWIFWQLEPETVATSEEVKAVDADTVDHA is encoded by the coding sequence ATGCCAATTCAATCCCGTTCCGTTTCCAGCAGCGCATCGCCCCTGTTATGGCTGGTCGCCGCGGGCTTCTTCATGCAGACGCTGGACACGACCATCGTCAACACCGCCCTGCCGGCCATGGCACGCAGCCTGGGCGAGAGCCCGCTGCGCATGCAGTCGGTGGTGGTGGCCTATTCGTTGACGATGGCGATGCTGATTCCGGCGTCGGGCTGGATATCGGACCGCTTCGGCACCCGACGGGTGTTTTTCAGCGCGATCCTGGTCTTCGCCCTGGGCTCGCTGTTCTGCGCCCTGTCGCGCAACCTGGGCGAACTGGTCGCCGCGCGCATCCTGCAAGGCCTGGGCGGCGCCTTGCTGCTGCCGGTCGGCCGCGCGGCGGTGCTGCGGGGCGTGCCGCGTTCGCAGTTTCTCCAGGCCATGAGTTTCGTGGCGATTCCCGGCCTGATCGGACCGCTGTTGGGCCCGACGCTCGGCGGCTGGCTGGTGCAATACACCAGCTGGCACTGGATCTTCCTGATCAACCTGCCGGTCGGCGCCGTGGGCTGCCTTGCCACCCTCGTCTACATGCCGGACGGCCGCGCCTCTAACCCCGGTCGCTTCGATCTCGTCGGCTACGGCTGGCTGGCTTTCGGCATGGTGGCGGTGTCGCTCGCCCTCGACGGTCTGGCCGAACTCGGGCTGCCGCAGGCGATGGTGGTGCTGCTGCTGGTCTTCGGACTGGCGAGCCTGGCGGCCTATTGGCTGCATGCGTTGCGGCGGCCCGACCCCTTGTTCTCGCCCGCGCTGTTTTCGGTGCAATCCCTGCGCGTCGGTCTGATCGGCAACCTGTTCGCGCGCATCGGCAGCAGTTCGATGCCGTTCATGGTGCCGCTGCTGTTGCAGGTCGCCCTCGATTATTCGCCGCTGCACGCCGGCATGATGCTGCTGCCTGCCGCCCTGGCCGGGATGGGCATGAAGCCGATCGCGTCCCGCCTCATCGCCCACCTCGGGTATCGCCGGGTGCTGCTGGGCAACACGCTGGCCGTCGGCCTGACCATGCTGTCGTATGCCCTGATCGGCGCGGACCAGCCGCTGTGGATGCGCATCGTGCAGTTCGCGATCTTCGGCGCGGTGAATTCGCTGCAGTTCACCGCGATGAACACGGTGACGCTCAAGGACATGTCAGGGCCCTTGGCCAGCAGCGGTAGCAGCCTGCTGTCGATGGTGCAGATGCTCGCCATGGGCATGGGTGTGGCCTGCGCCGGTGCCGTGCTCGCAGGCTTCACCTCCTACTTCGGTGGCGATGCCGCATCACCCGAAGAGCGTTTGCGCGCCTTCCACGCCACCTTCGTCACGATGGGGCTGATCACCATGGCATCGTCGTGGATCTTCTGGCAGCTGGAGCCCGAAACCGTGGCCACCAGCGAGGAGGTGAAGGCCGTGGACGCCGACACCGTCGACCACGCCTGA
- a CDS encoding BLUF domain-containing protein, which produces MPSPYYSLLAVSDLAPDTPVQTVPMVFSAVRRSCPPGVSGVLVFDGAGFCLYLEGERDAVIRCYESAREVSGQTGFQEIFHGPRPHRRYDRIASGYAPTDDMPASEQLRPLADEAAMDQFLALAPGFDLSF; this is translated from the coding sequence ATGCCTTCCCCCTACTACTCGCTTCTCGCCGTCTCCGATCTCGCGCCCGATACACCGGTCCAGACAGTTCCAATGGTGTTCTCCGCCGTCCGCCGGTCGTGCCCACCGGGGGTCTCCGGCGTGCTGGTGTTCGACGGCGCCGGCTTCTGCCTGTACCTCGAGGGCGAGCGCGACGCGGTCATCCGCTGCTACGAATCGGCGCGCGAGGTCTCGGGCCAGACCGGCTTCCAGGAGATTTTCCACGGGCCACGTCCGCATCGACGCTACGACCGCATCGCCAGCGGCTATGCGCCGACCGATGACATGCCCGCAAGCGAGCAGCTGCGGCCACTCGCCGACGAGGCGGCGATGGATCAATTCCTGGCGTTGGCGCCGGGCTTCGACCTGTCGTTCTAG
- the tyrS gene encoding tyrosine--tRNA ligase: MNQPSVTLDSLSENVGLALEISLRGADELLPRAEWVQKLQRSEATGVPLRIKLGLDPTAPDIHLGHTVVLNKMRQLQDLGHTVIFLIGDFTTTIGDPSGRNSTRPPLTREQIEANAETYYRQASMVLDPSRTEVRYNSEWCDALGARGMIQLASRYTVARMMERDDFSKRFAAGQSIAVHEFLYPLMQGYDSVALKADLELGGTDQKFNLLMGRHLQAEYGQEPQCVLTMPLLEGLDGVDKMSKSKNNYIGISEEPNTMFAKVLSISDTLMWRWYTLLSFKSLAEIEALKAEIAGGRNPKDAKVALAREITTRFHSADAADAAEHDFQQRSKGGVPDEIPGVSLSGAPLGIGQLLKQAGLAPSTSEANRLLDGGGVRVDSVVVSDKGLKLSAGTYVVQVGKRKFAKVTLA, encoded by the coding sequence ATGAATCAACCTTCTGTTACATTGGATTCTCTTTCTGAGAATGTAGGACTAGCGCTCGAAATCTCCCTGCGCGGCGCCGACGAACTGCTGCCGCGCGCCGAGTGGGTGCAAAAACTGCAGCGTTCGGAGGCGACCGGCGTGCCGCTGCGCATCAAGCTGGGGCTCGACCCGACCGCGCCGGACATCCACCTCGGCCACACGGTCGTGCTCAACAAGATGCGCCAGCTCCAGGACCTGGGGCACACGGTCATCTTCCTGATCGGCGACTTCACCACCACCATCGGCGACCCGTCGGGTCGCAACAGCACCCGACCGCCGCTGACCCGCGAGCAGATCGAGGCCAACGCCGAAACCTACTACCGCCAGGCGAGCATGGTGCTCGACCCGTCGCGCACCGAGGTTCGCTACAACAGCGAATGGTGCGACGCACTGGGCGCGCGCGGCATGATCCAGCTGGCCTCGCGCTACACCGTGGCGCGGATGATGGAGCGTGACGATTTCAGCAAGCGCTTCGCCGCTGGCCAGTCGATCGCGGTACACGAGTTTCTCTACCCGCTGATGCAGGGCTACGACTCGGTCGCGCTCAAGGCCGACCTCGAACTCGGCGGCACCGACCAGAAGTTCAACCTGCTGATGGGGCGCCACCTGCAGGCCGAATATGGCCAGGAGCCGCAATGCGTGCTGACCATGCCGCTGCTCGAAGGCCTGGATGGCGTGGACAAGATGTCCAAGAGCAAGAACAACTACATCGGCATTTCGGAAGAGCCCAACACCATGTTCGCCAAGGTGCTGTCGATCTCCGACACCCTGATGTGGCGCTGGTACACGCTGCTGAGCTTCAAGTCGCTCGCCGAGATCGAGGCGCTGAAGGCCGAGATCGCCGGCGGGCGCAACCCGAAGGACGCCAAGGTCGCGCTGGCACGGGAGATCACCACGCGCTTTCACAGCGCTGACGCGGCCGACGCGGCAGAGCACGATTTTCAGCAGCGCAGCAAGGGCGGCGTGCCCGACGAGATTCCGGGAGTGAGCCTGTCCGGGGCGCCGCTGGGCATCGGCCAACTGCTCAAGCAGGCCGGGCTGGCGCCGTCCACGTCGGAGGCCAACCGGCTGCTCGACGGCGGCGGCGTGCGTGTCGATTCGGTCGTGGTCAGCGACAAGGGCCTGAAGCTTTCGGCCGGCACTTACGTGGTGCAGGTCGGCAAGCGCAAGTTCGCCAAGGTGACGCTGGCCTGA
- a CDS encoding LysR substrate-binding domain-containing protein: MAQHRPAPRTRPIAVGTLRAFEAVARHLNFRMAAEELSLTQSAVSRQIQALEDDVGLPLFLRHTRAVELTGAGSRLLRAVSSSLLAIDGTVRQLRHESGRRIVSVSTWASFASLWLIPRLEAFQRAHPDIDIRIDATDAPVDLETSDVDLALRYTTPARATSRAQRLFGESLAVVASPWLLKSSPALQRPADLAAFTLIEAGDLHHSPQLAALSWQRWFLAHDCPVEPRRWLYFNYASQIAQAALAGQGVALARLPLVADSLASGDLVEALPACRLESALAYWLLVGPRGAQRPEVKAFCDWLRAEAAITRRTIGDEPDPDTVDHQD; the protein is encoded by the coding sequence ATGGCCCAGCACCGCCCCGCACCGCGCACCCGACCCATTGCCGTCGGCACCCTGCGCGCGTTCGAGGCGGTGGCGCGGCACCTCAACTTCCGCATGGCGGCCGAAGAACTGTCGCTGACACAGTCGGCGGTGAGCCGGCAGATCCAGGCGCTGGAAGACGATGTCGGCCTGCCCCTGTTCCTGCGCCACACCCGGGCGGTGGAACTCACCGGCGCCGGCTCCCGCCTGCTGCGCGCCGTCAGCTCCAGCCTGCTCGCCATCGACGGCACCGTGCGCCAGCTGCGCCACGAATCCGGGCGGCGCATCGTGTCGGTCAGCACCTGGGCGTCGTTCGCATCGCTGTGGTTGATTCCGCGGCTCGAAGCGTTTCAGCGTGCGCATCCGGATATCGACATCCGCATCGACGCGACCGACGCGCCGGTCGACCTGGAAACCTCCGACGTCGACCTGGCCCTGCGCTACACCACGCCGGCGCGCGCCACCTCACGCGCGCAGCGGCTGTTCGGCGAAAGCCTGGCGGTGGTCGCCAGCCCCTGGTTGCTGAAGTCGTCGCCCGCGCTGCAGCGGCCGGCGGACCTCGCGGCCTTCACGCTGATCGAGGCCGGCGACCTGCACCATTCGCCGCAGCTCGCCGCCCTGAGCTGGCAGCGGTGGTTTCTGGCGCACGACTGCCCGGTGGAGCCGAGGCGCTGGCTTTATTTCAATTACGCCTCGCAGATCGCGCAGGCGGCCCTGGCCGGGCAAGGCGTGGCACTGGCGCGCCTGCCGTTGGTCGCCGACAGCCTCGCGTCCGGCGACCTGGTGGAAGCATTGCCGGCATGCCGGCTCGAATCGGCCCTGGCCTATTGGCTGCTGGTCGGACCGCGCGGGGCGCAGCGGCCGGAAGTCAAGGCCTTCTGCGACTGGCTGCGCGCCGAGGCGGCCATCACCCGGCGCACCATCGGCGACGAACCCGACCCCGACACTGTCGACCACCAGGACTGA